Proteins found in one Synechococcus sp. LA31 genomic segment:
- the hypD gene encoding hydrogenase formation protein HypD: MSAAQGLLDQIHGITSRPWTLMEVCGGQTHALLRHGIDQLLPEAISLIHGPGCPVCVTATERIDRALTLAEQPGVTLCSYGDMLRVPGSNGRDLLSLRASGTDVRVVYAPLDVLDLARRHPERQVVFFAVGFETTAPATALLAQRALAEGLNNLQLLVAHVRVAPVLDQLLGDPACAVQGVLAAGHVCTVMGAGELQSLVRHHQRPVVITGFSAVELLEAILQCVQQLERGEKRLENAYTKAVAAEGNREAQTLLARVFEPIDTTWRGLGAIKGGGYRLRPPFDRLEQGALERNNACHNVTTETDCPSGLVLQGLMRPNQCPNYGTLCTPDSPLGAPMVSSEGACAAYHRYQR, translated from the coding sequence ATGAGTGCGGCACAGGGCCTGCTTGATCAGATCCACGGCATCACGAGCCGGCCCTGGACCTTGATGGAAGTGTGCGGTGGCCAGACCCACGCCCTGCTGCGCCATGGCATCGACCAACTGCTGCCGGAAGCCATCAGCCTGATCCATGGGCCGGGCTGTCCGGTGTGCGTGACCGCCACCGAGCGGATCGATCGAGCGCTGACCCTGGCCGAGCAGCCGGGGGTGACTCTCTGCTCCTACGGAGACATGTTGCGGGTGCCCGGCAGCAATGGGCGCGATCTGCTCAGCCTGCGGGCCAGCGGCACCGATGTGCGCGTGGTGTACGCGCCGCTCGATGTGCTCGATCTGGCGCGGCGGCATCCCGAGCGGCAAGTGGTGTTCTTCGCCGTGGGCTTTGAAACAACCGCCCCGGCTACGGCCCTGCTGGCTCAACGGGCCTTAGCGGAGGGGCTCAATAATCTGCAGCTGCTGGTTGCCCATGTGCGGGTGGCGCCGGTGCTCGATCAGCTGCTTGGCGATCCGGCCTGCGCTGTGCAGGGGGTGCTCGCTGCAGGACATGTGTGCACGGTGATGGGCGCAGGAGAGCTGCAATCCCTGGTGCGACACCATCAACGGCCGGTGGTGATCACCGGCTTCAGCGCAGTGGAGTTGCTCGAAGCAATTTTGCAGTGTGTGCAGCAATTGGAGCGGGGAGAAAAGCGGCTGGAGAACGCTTACACCAAGGCAGTAGCGGCAGAGGGAAACCGGGAAGCACAAACGCTGCTGGCACGGGTGTTTGAGCCGATCGACACCACCTGGCGGGGACTTGGAGCGATCAAAGGAGGCGGATACCGGCTGCGACCACCGTTTGATCGCCTGGAGCAAGGCGCCCTCGAGAGGAACAACGCCTGTCACAACGTCACAACCGAGACGGATTGCCCAAGCGGCCTCGTGCTGCAGGGCTTGATGCGGCCAAACCAGTGCCCCAACTACGGCACGTTGTGCACTCCTGATTCACCGTTGGGAGCGCCGATGGTGTCAAGCGAGGGAGCCTGCGCGGCGTATCACCGCTACCAGCGCTGA
- a CDS encoding dihydroorotate dehydrogenase-like protein, whose protein sequence is MTISLATRYLGLELPSPIVVGAAAPLSGDLQRLLQLQQEGAGAVVLHSLFLEQIERDWKEWIHHQESSSESHPEATSYLPASEPEHLGLEGYLKEIERTQAALSIPVIASLNGNHPGHWRDAAIALEQAGASAIELNLYSVPTSTSRSGAELEAEQLEIVRQVCGAVHLPVAVKLSPFYTALAAMTRALAQAGARGAVLFNRFLQPEVNIDTLETDGHMELSHAEEQRLPLRWIGLLHGRVELELAASTGIHSGRDVLRMLMVGAQTCQVVSALLRQGPGQLQRMHVELIQWMEEQQIDNLTSIRGSLSQQRSPNPEAFERAQYRRVLSSYS, encoded by the coding sequence ATGACCATCTCCCTCGCCACCCGCTATCTGGGGTTGGAGCTGCCCTCCCCAATTGTGGTGGGTGCTGCCGCACCCCTGAGCGGAGATCTGCAGCGACTGCTGCAGCTGCAGCAGGAGGGGGCAGGAGCCGTGGTGCTGCATTCACTGTTTCTTGAGCAGATCGAACGCGACTGGAAGGAGTGGATCCACCACCAAGAGAGCAGCAGCGAGAGCCATCCCGAGGCAACCAGCTACCTGCCGGCGAGCGAGCCCGAGCACCTGGGCCTTGAGGGTTACCTCAAGGAGATTGAACGCACCCAAGCAGCCCTATCGATCCCGGTGATCGCCAGCCTCAATGGCAACCACCCCGGCCATTGGCGCGATGCCGCGATCGCCCTGGAGCAGGCCGGGGCCTCGGCGATCGAACTGAATCTCTACAGCGTGCCCACCAGCACCAGCCGCAGCGGCGCCGAGCTGGAGGCCGAACAGCTAGAGATCGTGCGGCAGGTCTGCGGTGCCGTTCACCTGCCAGTGGCTGTCAAGCTCAGCCCCTTTTACACAGCCTTGGCTGCCATGACCCGCGCCTTGGCCCAGGCGGGCGCCCGTGGCGCCGTGCTGTTCAACCGATTCCTGCAGCCGGAGGTGAACATCGACACGCTCGAAACGGATGGACACATGGAACTGAGCCATGCGGAAGAGCAACGCCTACCACTGCGCTGGATCGGGCTGCTGCATGGGCGGGTAGAGCTCGAACTGGCGGCCAGCACCGGCATCCATAGCGGCCGTGATGTGCTGCGCATGCTGATGGTGGGCGCCCAGACCTGTCAGGTGGTGAGCGCCCTGCTCCGCCAGGGCCCTGGCCAACTGCAGCGGATGCACGTGGAGCTGATCCAGTGGATGGAAGAGCAGCAGATCGACAACCTCACCAGCATCCGCGGCAGCCTTAGCCAACAGCGCAGCCCCAACCCAGAAGCCTTCGAGCGTGCCCAATATCGAAGGGTGCTCAGCAGCTATTCATGA
- the nifJ gene encoding pyruvate:ferredoxin (flavodoxin) oxidoreductase codes for MTRSNGTSAWLDGNEAAARVAYRLNEVMAIYPITPASPMGEWADAWASQGRPNLWGQVPQVVEMQSEGGAAGMVHGALQAGALTTTFTASQGLLLMLPNLYKIAGELTAAVIHVASRAVATSALSIFGDHSDLMATRGTGWGLLCSSSVQECGDFAAIATAASLAGRVPLLHSFDGFRTSHEIQRVELISDAVLRELVPLAGVAAHRVRGLSPDHPVLRGSSQNPDVCFQAHEAVNPFQNAMPQHVQAAMDQFAQLTGRRYHLFDYHGHPQAERVIVLMGSGCTTACSTADALIAAGDRVGVLQVRLLRPLAGEALVAALPASTLRIAVLDRCKDPGSQGEPLYLDVLAALNEHWPQPQQPLVVGGRYGIASKEFTPAMVKAVFDNLSANHPRRHFTVGIVDDVTHLSLPEDPAFAIEAADTLRAVFIGLGSDGTVGANKNTLKIVGEATGLNGQGYFVYDSKKAGSVTVSHLRFSPRPIQASHLIEQAQLLACHHWDFLERFDLLDLAAVGGKLLLNSPWPAEHCWQHLPQRVQQLIQRKQLRVFVVNAAAIARAHGLGGRINTVMQVAFFAVAELMPLEQALTAMRSAIRRSYGGKGEQVVTANLAAIEAARGSLQELMVPAGAPTPLVELPIPAALAEATIELQNLLLPQLQRRGDQLPVSALPCDGSFTTATSRLEKRNIAEQVPAWEPDLCVQCGKCVMVCPHAVIRAKVCDPPILSTAPAGFRSAPARDQHWKDQSFTIQVSAEDCTGCNLCIDVCPARDRSEPRRKALNMAPQRPLRQQSREHWAYFLQLPEADRSALNLHHINQQQLQQPLFEFSGACAGCGETPYLKLASQLFGDRMVVANATGCSSIYGGNLPTTPWATNADGRGPAWSNSLFEDNAEFGLGFRVAFDQRRRRAEQLLRLHKAGLPEALVNGLLNADQTDEAGIHEQHQRVAELKQRTQLPELLDLADDLVKRSVWIVGGDGWAYDIGFGGLDHLFASHHDVNVLVLDTEVYSNTGGQMSKATPKGAVAKFASGGKPTSKKDLGLMAMTYGHVYVASVAMGARDEHTLRAFLEAESYPGPSLILAYSHCIAHGIDMAKGMAQQKQAVDSGRWLLYRHDPRRTDEGLPALSLDSRSPSLPLADAMATENRFRMLRYSNPEQAQLLTRQAQQDVQQRWELYQHLAQPGSSAP; via the coding sequence ATGACGCGCTCCAACGGCACCAGTGCCTGGCTGGATGGCAATGAAGCGGCCGCGCGGGTGGCCTATCGCCTCAACGAGGTGATGGCGATCTACCCGATCACACCGGCCTCACCGATGGGCGAATGGGCTGACGCCTGGGCCAGCCAAGGGCGCCCCAACCTCTGGGGCCAGGTGCCGCAGGTGGTGGAAATGCAGAGCGAAGGCGGCGCGGCCGGCATGGTGCATGGCGCCCTGCAGGCCGGCGCACTCACCACCACGTTCACCGCGTCGCAGGGGCTGCTGCTGATGCTGCCCAACCTCTACAAAATCGCCGGCGAGCTCACGGCGGCGGTGATCCATGTGGCCTCGCGCGCTGTGGCCACTTCAGCGCTGTCAATCTTTGGCGACCACAGCGATTTGATGGCCACCCGTGGCACCGGCTGGGGGTTGCTCTGCTCATCCTCGGTGCAGGAATGCGGCGATTTCGCCGCGATCGCCACCGCCGCCAGCCTGGCTGGGCGGGTGCCGCTGCTCCACAGCTTTGATGGCTTCCGCACCTCCCACGAGATCCAGCGGGTGGAGCTGATCAGTGATGCAGTGCTGCGCGAGCTGGTGCCGCTTGCAGGCGTAGCGGCCCACCGGGTCCGCGGCCTCTCCCCCGACCATCCGGTACTGCGGGGCAGCAGCCAGAACCCGGATGTGTGCTTCCAGGCCCATGAAGCGGTGAACCCCTTCCAGAACGCCATGCCACAGCACGTGCAGGCGGCCATGGATCAGTTCGCCCAGCTCACCGGCCGGCGTTACCACCTGTTCGATTACCACGGTCATCCCCAGGCCGAGCGCGTGATTGTGCTGATGGGCAGCGGCTGCACAACGGCCTGCTCCACGGCCGATGCCTTGATTGCTGCGGGTGATCGTGTGGGTGTGCTGCAGGTGCGCCTGCTCCGCCCCCTGGCCGGTGAGGCTCTGGTGGCGGCGCTGCCAGCCAGCACGCTTCGCATCGCTGTGCTCGATCGCTGCAAAGACCCCGGCAGCCAAGGCGAGCCGCTTTACCTCGATGTGTTGGCAGCCCTGAATGAGCACTGGCCCCAGCCGCAACAGCCCCTGGTGGTGGGCGGCCGGTATGGCATCGCCTCCAAGGAGTTCACACCGGCCATGGTGAAAGCGGTGTTCGACAACCTCTCCGCCAACCATCCGCGTCGGCACTTCACGGTGGGGATCGTCGACGACGTCACCCACCTCTCCCTTCCGGAGGATCCGGCGTTTGCCATCGAGGCGGCCGACACCCTGCGGGCCGTGTTCATCGGCCTGGGCTCCGATGGCACGGTGGGAGCCAACAAGAACACCCTGAAGATCGTTGGGGAGGCCACTGGGCTGAACGGTCAGGGCTACTTCGTCTACGACTCCAAAAAGGCAGGCTCAGTCACGGTGTCGCACCTGCGCTTCAGCCCCAGGCCGATTCAGGCCAGCCACCTGATCGAGCAAGCCCAGCTACTGGCGTGCCACCACTGGGATTTTCTCGAGAGATTTGATCTGCTCGATCTCGCGGCAGTGGGAGGCAAGCTGCTGCTCAACAGCCCTTGGCCTGCGGAGCACTGCTGGCAGCACCTGCCGCAGCGGGTGCAACAGCTCATTCAGCGCAAGCAGCTGCGGGTGTTTGTGGTGAATGCCGCAGCCATCGCTCGCGCGCACGGCCTGGGCGGGCGCATCAACACCGTGATGCAGGTGGCCTTCTTCGCCGTGGCCGAGCTGATGCCTCTTGAACAGGCGCTCACGGCCATGCGATCGGCGATCCGGAGGAGCTATGGCGGCAAGGGCGAACAGGTGGTGACAGCCAACCTGGCGGCAATCGAGGCCGCCCGCGGCAGCCTGCAGGAGCTGATGGTGCCGGCCGGGGCACCCACGCCGCTGGTGGAGCTCCCCATCCCTGCAGCCCTGGCCGAGGCCACGATTGAGCTCCAGAATCTGCTCCTGCCACAGCTGCAGCGTCGTGGCGATCAACTGCCTGTGAGTGCTCTGCCCTGCGACGGCAGCTTCACCACAGCCACCAGCCGGCTGGAGAAACGCAACATCGCCGAGCAGGTGCCCGCATGGGAGCCGGATCTCTGTGTGCAGTGCGGCAAATGCGTGATGGTGTGTCCACACGCGGTGATCCGCGCCAAGGTCTGCGATCCCCCGATCCTGTCAACCGCACCGGCCGGCTTCCGCAGCGCACCGGCCCGTGACCAGCACTGGAAAGACCAGAGCTTCACGATTCAGGTGTCAGCAGAAGACTGCACCGGATGCAACCTCTGCATCGACGTGTGCCCGGCGCGCGATCGCAGCGAGCCGCGGCGCAAGGCGCTCAACATGGCGCCACAGCGACCCCTGCGCCAGCAGAGCCGCGAGCACTGGGCCTATTTCCTGCAGCTGCCGGAGGCTGATCGCAGCGCACTCAACCTGCACCACATCAACCAACAGCAACTGCAGCAGCCCCTGTTTGAGTTTTCCGGAGCCTGCGCCGGCTGCGGCGAAACGCCCTACCTCAAACTCGCCAGCCAGCTGTTCGGCGACCGCATGGTGGTGGCCAACGCCACCGGGTGTTCGTCGATCTACGGCGGCAACCTACCCACCACTCCCTGGGCCACCAATGCCGATGGGCGCGGACCGGCCTGGAGCAATTCGCTGTTTGAAGACAACGCCGAATTCGGCCTTGGCTTCCGGGTGGCCTTCGATCAGCGCCGCCGCCGCGCTGAGCAGCTGCTGCGTCTCCACAAGGCAGGTCTACCGGAGGCGCTGGTGAATGGTCTGCTCAACGCCGATCAAACCGATGAAGCCGGCATTCATGAGCAACACCAACGAGTGGCCGAACTGAAACAGCGCACGCAGCTTCCAGAACTGCTCGATCTTGCAGACGACCTGGTGAAGCGCAGCGTCTGGATCGTGGGCGGCGACGGCTGGGCCTACGACATCGGCTTTGGCGGCCTCGATCACCTTTTCGCCAGCCACCACGATGTGAACGTGCTGGTGCTCGACACCGAGGTGTATTCCAACACCGGCGGGCAGATGTCGAAGGCCACGCCCAAGGGCGCTGTGGCGAAATTCGCCAGTGGCGGCAAACCAACCAGCAAGAAGGATTTGGGTCTGATGGCGATGACCTACGGCCACGTCTATGTGGCCAGCGTGGCCATGGGCGCGCGCGATGAACACACCCTACGGGCCTTCCTCGAGGCGGAGTCGTACCCAGGGCCTTCACTCATCCTGGCCTATTCGCATTGCATCGCCCACGGCATCGACATGGCGAAGGGCATGGCGCAGCAGAAGCAGGCGGTGGATTCAGGACGCTGGCTGCTCTACCGCCACGACCCGCGCCGCACAGACGAGGGACTACCAGCCCTCAGCCTCGATTCCCGCAGCCCGAGCCTGCCGCTGGCGGACGCGATGGCCACGGAAAACCGCTTTCGCATGCTGCGCTACAGCAACCCAGAGCAGGCCCAACTCCTCACGCGCCAGGCCCAACAAGACGTGCAGCAGCGCTGGGAGCTGTACCAGCACCTGGCCCAACCAGGGTCTTCCGCACCATGA
- a CDS encoding HypC/HybG/HupF family hydrogenase formation chaperone, with product MCLAVAGDLISISEHADPLWRMGDVSFGGVLRQVSLACVPDARVGDQLLVHVGVALTVLEPEP from the coding sequence ATGTGTCTGGCCGTTGCCGGTGACCTGATCAGCATCAGTGAGCATGCCGATCCGCTCTGGCGCATGGGCGATGTGAGCTTCGGCGGGGTGCTGCGCCAGGTGAGCCTGGCCTGCGTGCCCGACGCCCGCGTGGGCGATCAGCTGCTGGTGCATGTGGGCGTAGCGCTCACGGTGCTGGAGCCAGAGCCATGA
- the hypF gene encoding carbamoyltransferase HypF: MGKAADTQQHLSLQLQGLVQGVGFRPHVVRLAAAHGLRGTVCNSSAGVQLELEGLRPNLRAFLTSLLHQPPPLARIDAHQIHWSSNRAMPAGMRILPPSSTGDAAALMGPDLAICPRCLAELQDPANRRHGYPFISCCHCGPRYSVLEQLPFEREHTSFRTLQPCPACQREFSDPADRRFHAQTISCPACGPQLAWNGAPISSAAALEATARALEDGAIVALQGIGGFQLLVDPANKRAVQELRRRKGRPEKPLALLASAAWVEQHCRISPQERALWQGAAAPILLLRRNTLADRAVAEAVAGSSPWLGVMRACSGLHHRVLERCGGVVVATSANRSGEPISADGLADAPVLHALADHVLSHSLRVVNRIDDSVLRWAAGGALILRMGRGLAPLAVPGGSDHAGGLALGAQVKGSFALGTHSHHLLSPDLGDLSSLAGAQHHQNTCLQWLQRHGLAVSHLACDRHPGYSASQWAGDLASRHQLPLQGVQHHHAHLLAVMAEHRISGPALGVAWDGSGQGDDGTLWGGEALAINSDGYKRIAHLRSWPLPGGERAQREPRRAALGLLLEAFGSHWREQPTPLAEAFTAEERVVLERSTLQGINSPRCSSVGRLFDAVAALLGIVQQCSYEAQAAMALEGLGRHALEQHPGASCQLDLPLQQMQPGEPWQWNWQPLLEQLLEAQRHNISPQAIALAFHQALAHGIGDLAQLQGRQQLLLAGGCFQNALLLELTTAALDERGCQALWPQRLPCNDAALPIGQLLASETMPIKQVAPQADCNVSGRCR; this comes from the coding sequence ATGGGCAAAGCAGCTGATACCCAACAACACCTGAGCCTGCAGCTGCAAGGGCTGGTGCAGGGGGTGGGCTTCCGCCCCCATGTGGTGCGCCTGGCGGCAGCGCATGGTCTGCGCGGCACGGTGTGCAACAGCTCGGCCGGCGTGCAGCTGGAGCTTGAGGGCTTGAGGCCAAATCTTCGGGCCTTCCTCACCAGCCTGCTTCACCAACCACCACCGCTAGCGCGCATCGACGCCCACCAGATCCATTGGAGCTCGAACCGCGCGATGCCGGCCGGAATGCGGATCCTGCCGCCGAGCAGCACTGGCGATGCCGCGGCGCTGATGGGGCCAGATCTGGCCATCTGCCCGCGATGCCTGGCGGAGCTTCAAGACCCTGCCAACCGCCGCCATGGCTACCCCTTCATCAGCTGCTGCCACTGCGGCCCGCGCTACAGCGTGCTGGAGCAGCTGCCCTTTGAGCGCGAACACACCAGCTTCCGGACGCTGCAGCCCTGCCCCGCCTGCCAGCGCGAATTCAGCGACCCAGCCGATCGCCGCTTCCACGCACAAACCATCAGCTGCCCGGCCTGCGGCCCGCAGCTGGCCTGGAACGGAGCCCCCATCAGCTCAGCAGCTGCCCTTGAGGCCACCGCTCGCGCCCTTGAGGATGGAGCCATCGTGGCTCTGCAGGGCATCGGTGGCTTCCAGCTGCTGGTGGATCCGGCCAACAAGCGAGCAGTGCAAGAACTGCGGCGGCGCAAAGGCAGGCCCGAGAAGCCCCTGGCACTCCTAGCCAGCGCGGCCTGGGTGGAGCAGCACTGCCGCATCAGCCCCCAGGAACGCGCTCTGTGGCAGGGAGCGGCGGCACCGATCCTGCTCCTGCGCCGCAACACCCTTGCGGATCGCGCCGTGGCGGAGGCGGTTGCCGGCAGCAGCCCCTGGCTTGGGGTGATGCGGGCCTGCAGCGGGCTGCATCACCGAGTGCTGGAGCGCTGCGGTGGGGTGGTGGTGGCCACCAGCGCCAACCGCTCCGGCGAACCGATTAGCGCTGATGGCCTAGCCGACGCGCCCGTGCTGCACGCGCTCGCTGATCACGTGCTCAGCCACAGCCTGCGGGTGGTGAACCGCATCGACGACAGCGTGTTGCGTTGGGCTGCAGGGGGGGCATTGATCCTGCGGATGGGGCGCGGCCTGGCCCCTCTGGCTGTCCCGGGCGGCTCCGATCACGCCGGCGGTCTGGCCCTTGGCGCCCAGGTGAAAGGCAGCTTTGCGCTGGGCACCCACAGCCACCACCTGCTCAGCCCCGATCTGGGGGATCTGAGCAGCTTGGCCGGCGCGCAGCATCACCAAAACACTTGCCTGCAATGGTTGCAACGCCATGGCCTGGCAGTGAGCCACCTGGCCTGCGATCGGCACCCTGGCTACAGCGCGAGCCAATGGGCCGGCGATCTGGCCAGCCGCCACCAGCTGCCACTCCAGGGCGTTCAGCACCATCACGCCCATCTTCTGGCGGTGATGGCCGAGCACCGAATCAGCGGCCCTGCGCTGGGTGTGGCCTGGGATGGCTCCGGTCAAGGAGACGACGGCACCCTTTGGGGTGGTGAAGCATTAGCGATCAACAGCGATGGCTACAAGCGGATTGCCCATCTGCGCTCCTGGCCCCTGCCGGGGGGCGAGCGCGCCCAGCGTGAACCGAGGCGTGCTGCTCTTGGGCTACTCCTGGAGGCCTTCGGGAGCCATTGGCGGGAGCAGCCCACGCCACTAGCCGAAGCCTTCACGGCCGAGGAGCGCGTCGTGCTGGAACGCAGCACGCTGCAGGGGATCAACAGCCCGCGCTGCTCCAGCGTCGGCCGCCTGTTCGATGCAGTAGCAGCGCTCCTGGGCATCGTCCAGCAGTGCAGCTATGAAGCCCAGGCGGCGATGGCCCTGGAGGGGCTGGGGCGACACGCCCTTGAGCAACACCCAGGGGCTTCGTGCCAGCTCGACCTGCCGCTGCAGCAAATGCAGCCCGGGGAGCCATGGCAATGGAACTGGCAACCGCTGCTGGAGCAGCTGCTGGAGGCCCAGCGCCACAACATCTCCCCCCAGGCCATCGCCCTGGCCTTCCACCAGGCGCTGGCGCACGGCATCGGTGATCTGGCCCAGCTGCAGGGCCGCCAGCAACTGCTGCTCGCGGGAGGCTGCTTCCAGAACGCCCTACTGCTGGAACTGACCACGGCAGCCCTGGACGAGCGGGGGTGTCAGGCCCTATGGCCGCAGCGGCTTCCCTGCAATGACGCCGCCCTGCCCATCGGCCAGCTGCTGGCCAGCGAAACCATGCCTATAAAGCAGGTAGCCCCCCAGGCCGACTGCAATGTGTCTGGCCGTTGCCGGTGA
- the hypB gene encoding hydrogenase nickel incorporation protein HypB — translation MCGQCGCEQPPAPQRLELHQGLLSRNDHQAAHNRAHFRSHGLRSVNLLSAPGSGKTALLEQLARRWPRPPIGVIVGDLATDNDARRLQAAGARAVQIRTGDLCHLDAALVDQAFAQLDCRGMDLLMIENVGNLVCPTAFDLGEERRLAVLAVTEGEDKPLKYPALFKSADAVVINKSDLAEAVGFDRRAAFANLRAIAPQAELFELSARSGSGLDALIQWLDGQSS, via the coding sequence ATGTGCGGGCAATGCGGCTGTGAGCAGCCCCCCGCCCCTCAACGGCTGGAGCTTCATCAGGGGTTGCTGAGCCGTAACGACCACCAGGCCGCCCACAACCGCGCCCACTTCCGCTCCCATGGGCTGCGCAGCGTGAACCTGCTCTCTGCCCCGGGCTCTGGCAAAACTGCCCTGCTGGAGCAGTTGGCCCGTCGCTGGCCGCGACCACCGATCGGGGTGATCGTGGGGGATCTAGCCACCGATAACGATGCCCGCCGCCTCCAGGCTGCCGGCGCGCGAGCGGTGCAGATCCGCACCGGCGATCTATGCCACCTCGATGCGGCGCTGGTGGATCAGGCCTTTGCGCAGCTCGATTGCCGTGGCATGGATCTGCTGATGATCGAAAACGTGGGCAATTTGGTTTGCCCCACCGCCTTCGATCTCGGGGAGGAGCGGCGCCTGGCGGTGCTGGCGGTCACGGAAGGGGAAGACAAACCACTCAAATACCCAGCCCTGTTCAAGAGCGCTGATGCCGTGGTGATCAACAAGAGCGACCTGGCCGAGGCCGTGGGCTTTGATCGCCGCGCCGCCTTCGCCAATCTGCGCGCCATCGCGCCACAGGCTGAGCTGTTTGAGCTTTCAGCCCGCAGCGGCAGCGGCCTGGATGCCCTGATCCAGTGGCTCGATGGGCAAAGCAGCTGA
- a CDS encoding hydrogenase maturation nickel metallochaperone HypA, with protein sequence MHELALLQELCTLASRAAAEQGASRIHRLELRVGELGGVDPQALRQAFAVVAATAPWQEVELQLEVVPTRCFCSHCEQPFRPTDVIHACPTCGALSRQVLEGRELELVALEVS encoded by the coding sequence ATGCATGAGTTAGCCCTGCTGCAAGAGCTCTGCACCCTCGCGAGCAGAGCCGCTGCCGAGCAGGGGGCCAGCCGCATCCATCGGCTCGAGCTGCGGGTGGGAGAACTGGGCGGTGTGGATCCACAAGCCCTGCGTCAGGCCTTCGCCGTAGTGGCGGCCACGGCTCCCTGGCAGGAGGTGGAACTGCAGCTGGAGGTGGTGCCAACGCGCTGTTTCTGCTCACACTGTGAACAGCCCTTCCGGCCAACCGACGTGATTCACGCCTGCCCAACCTGCGGTGCTCTGAGCCGCCAAGTGTTGGAGGGCCGCGAGCTGGAGCTGGTGGCCCTGGAGGTGTCCTAG
- a CDS encoding hydrogenase maturation protease — MECAQALVIGIGNRLRSDDGTGIQLAESLATQMPALQVMLCAQLTPELTDPISQARVVLFVDAWKPETPLCHPQLISLQASPSGDPSSHALTPSRLLALCQALYGSCPPAWQLLIPGQRWELGDELSSAAAAASAAALPLLLEWVAAHA, encoded by the coding sequence ATGGAATGCGCCCAAGCCCTCGTGATTGGCATCGGCAACCGCCTGCGCAGCGATGACGGCACCGGCATCCAGCTGGCCGAAAGCCTGGCAACACAGATGCCAGCCCTGCAGGTGATGTTGTGCGCCCAACTGACCCCCGAGCTCACCGACCCCATCAGCCAGGCCAGGGTGGTGCTGTTCGTGGATGCCTGGAAGCCGGAAACCCCGTTATGCCATCCACAACTGATCTCTTTGCAAGCCAGCCCGAGCGGTGATCCCAGCAGCCACGCACTCACGCCAAGCCGCTTGCTGGCCCTTTGCCAGGCGTTGTATGGATCCTGCCCACCAGCCTGGCAACTCCTGATCCCTGGGCAGCGCTGGGAGCTGGGAGATGAGCTCTCCAGCGCTGCCGCTGCTGCCTCCGCCGCGGCTCTCCCCCTGCTCCTGGAATGGGTAGCGGCCCATGCATGA